From the genome of Alphaproteobacteria bacterium:
CTTCTTATCCCTTACTTTTAACCAAAAGCGAAAACACTATAAAACTTTGGTTTAGTCTCTATAATATTAGGGTCGTTTGTTATTAAAGACACGTTGTGTCCTTTGTACTAAATCTCTTATCACTTGTCTTTAGCCATGCGTTTTGAAAAAAGTTTGATATGGATCTTAATTTATTTTGGTGTTTTGGGTTTAGCATTAGCTTGTTTAATTTGGGTGGACATCATATATTCTAAAAAGTTAAGTGTGCTTTTATAGGCTTGCAAGAAACAATATTATGTTGTTTTTTGGATTGGGATGGTATACCCAAATAATCTGAAACGACCGTTTTTAGTCTATGATTTTTGGCCGCTTTTTGAACCAAAAATTTCTAAGGTAAAACAATTACCTGTTGTAATTTTTGATATCAAAAATCACCTCAAATCTCAGACTCAAAAATCGGCATTTCCAAATCATTTGTGTATAGCTAAATAATTTTGAAAATTAGAAGGTTTGGATTATGTCAACATCAAATGAAATTCGGTCATTATTTTTAGATTATTTTAAAAAAAACGATCATGAGATCGTTGCGTCCAGTGGACTCGTGCCGCGGAATGATCCAAGTTTGCTTTTTGCGAATTCTGGCATGGTTCAATTTAAAAATTATTTTACAGGCACTGAAAAACCACCTTATGCACGCGCCTCAACCGCTCAAAAATGTGTTCGCGCAGGTGGTAAACATAATGATCTAGAACGTGTTGGTTATACGGCGCGTCATCATACTTTTTTTGAGATGTTGGGTAATTTTTCCTTTGGTGATTATTTTAAAGAAGAAGCAATTCATCATGCATGGAATGTTATTACTAAAGAATACGGTTTGGCTAAAGATCGTCTTTTGGTGACTGTTTATGCAGAAGATGATGAAGCTTTTGGTTTATGGCAAAAAATTGCCGGCCTTAAAGAAGACCGCATCATTCGTATCGCAACATCTGATAATTTTTGGTCCATGGGTGACACAGGGCCTTGTGGTCCTTGTTCTGAAATTTTCTATGATCATGGCGATCATATTCCTGGTGGTCCTCCAGGTTCACCTGATGAAGATGGTGATCGTTTTATCGAAATCTGGAATCTTGTTTTTATGCAATTTGAACAATTACCAGGCGGCGCGCGTATCCCATTGCCAAAACCTTCCATTGATACAGGTATGGGCTTGGAACGTATTACAGCTGTTATGCAACATGTTCATAATAATTATGAAATCGATACGTTTAAAACAATTATTGAAGCCTCAGTTGAAAAGTCAAAGGCAAAAGCTGAAGGCGATAAGATTTTCTCACATCGTGTGATTGCAGATCATTTACGTTCTTCATGCTTTTTAATGGCTGATGGTGTGTTGCCATCTAATGAAGGCCGTGGTTATGTCTTGCGCCGTATCATGCGTCGTGCGATGCGTCATGCGCATATTTTAGGATGCAAAGATCCTTTATTGTACCAATTAGTACCAACGCTCGTTGATCTTATGGGTGTTGCTTATCCAGAATTGAGACATACAGAGGCATTATTATCGGAAACATTACGTCTTGAAGAAGAGCGCTTTAAACAAACGCTTGATCGTGGATTAAAATTGCTTTCCGATGAAGTTGAAAAATTGGATAAGACGCAAGATTTTCCAGGGGATGTTGCTTTTAAATTATATGACACTTTTGGTTTTCCACTGGATTTAACGCAAGATATTTTAAAGCAGCAAAACCGCATTGTGGATCAATCGGCTTTTGATACGGCGATGGCTCGTCAAAAAGCAGAGGCACGTGCTGCGTGGTCTGGGTCAGGGGAAGCACAAACCGAAAAAATTTGGTTTGAATTACGCGAAAATTTAGGTGCAACTGAATTTTTAGGGTATCAGACGGAATCTGCTGAAGGTAAAATTGTAGCGCTTTTACAAGATGATAAAGTTGTTTCAACACTTCAAGAAGGTCAAAAAGGTAAGATTATCACCAATCAAACACCTTTTTATGGTGAATCGGGTGGACAAATAGGTGATATCGGTCTGATAAAACTTGATTCTGCAATATTCGTTGTTGAAAATACGCAAAAAAAAGCACGCGATCTTGTTGTGCATGAAGGCTATGTTCAACAAGGACAATTTAAAAATGATGATGTCGTTCATATGCTTGTTGATAATAGTGCGAGATCGTCAACACGCGCCAATCATTCAGCAACACATTTGTTACATGAAGCGTTGCGTAACGTTTTAGGGAATCATGTATCTCAAAAAGGATCCCTTGTAGGTCCTGACAAATTACGTTTTGATTTTAGCCATCAAAAACCTATATCACCACAAGAAATTCTTAAAATCGAAGATATAGTGAATGCGCGCATTGCCTTAAATGCAGAAGTTATTACACATCTTTTAACGCCCGAACAAGCAATTAAAAAAGGAGCACTCGCTTTGTTTGGCGAGAAATATGGTGATGAAGTGCGCGTTGTTGCCATGGGTGGACCAAACGCAAATGATATGCATAAAGATTTTTCACTGGAGCTTTGTGGCGGAACGCATGTCACAAGAACAGGTGATATTGGTTTGTTCAAAATTGTTTCAGAATCGGCGGTTGCTGCTGGCATTAGACGTATTGAAGCAATCACTGGGCAGGGGCTGTTATCTTATTTACGTGAACAAGATGATGTGATTACAAGTTTAGCCGATATGTTAAAAGCAACACCAAAAAACATGGTCGAACGTGTTCAAAAACTTCAAGATGATCGTAAAAGATTAGAGCGCGAACTTGTTGTAGCGCGTCAAGCATCCTTGATGGGAAATACATCACAGAGTAATGAAAATAGAAAAATTGGCAATATTTCTTATGTGGGTCAAATTTTAACGAATGTGCCTGCTAAAGATTTAAAACCAATGGTTGATCAATTTAAACAAAAATTAGGCTCTGGCTTTATTGTTTTAGCGAGTATTCAAGATGGTCAAGCTTCCATTGTCGTGGGCGTTACTAAGGATTTGTGTGATAGGTTCAATGCCGTTGATTATGTTAAAATAGCCGCCGAAATATTAGGTGGTACGGGTGGTGGTGGCCGTCCTGACATGGCGCAAGCTGGTGGCCCAAATGGTGACAAAGCTGATTTAGCTTTAAAAACCATTGAGGAAAAATTGAAATCTGTTGCGGGTTAAGTTGATGCTTAGGCTCATGGAGTAATGATTGAAGATATCTATATTAACTTTTGAAGGTTTCAACGAGATTGATTGTCTTTTGGCTTTTCGCATTCTTAAGTGGTTGCGTAAGGATGATTGGGATATTAAGGTTTGTTGTCCTAGTCTTGAGGTTACATCAATGGGTGGTTTAACCATACGAGCACAAGAGATGCTTGAAGAAGTTAATAAGGCAGATGCTGTGATTGTAGGTAGTGGCCTTATGACCAGAGATATCATCAATGATGAATCTATTATGAGTCGTATTAACCTCAACCCCAGTCACCAAATAATTGGAGCCCAGTGTTCTGGTACGCTTATGCTCGCTAAGCTTGGAATCTTAGATGAAGTTCCTGCTTGCACTGATTCAGTTACAAAACCTTGGGTGCAAGAAGCGGGTATTAAGGTTCTTAATCAACCGTTTTTCGCTAAAGGTAATGTTGCTACTGCTGGTGGGTGTTTGGCTTCTTCGTATCTTACGGCCTGGATTATTACCAAACTATCTGACTTAGATACTGCAACGAAAGCGCTTCATTACTTCGCACCTGTAGGTGAAAAGGATGAGTTTGTGGAGAGAGCTGTAAAAAATATCTCTCCTTATTTGCTGTATTAAATCAAAAAAAATTATTTCGTGCAAAATCTTGAACCTTATAAGGTTATTTTCAAATTGTGCCAGATAAAATACACAAGTAATACGAACGAAGCAATTCATTAAGTTTACAGAACAAAAAAAATATTATTAATGCAAAATCTACCAACATGCCAGTTGTTTTCATGAGGCTTGAAAGCCTTAAGGGCTCGAATGCGGATCCAGGGTCCAGATAATACTGATGATCTTAGATCATCACATTTTCTAATTGTAAAAAATTAATGATTTTTTAATTAAAATTTTTTATAATAAAAGAATAGGAAAAATAAAAACGAGGTGATTATAATGAAAAAATATCATTTTATTTATATTGTTTTTGCTGCATTCATTTATTTGAATGCAGAAGGACAGAATCTATCAATAGCTATAGAACAACACAAAAATTATTATCCAGAAGATAATTGTACATATATTACTGTAGAAGACTTAGCTTCTGCTGCAAGAGTGGACGATCATTTCTGTATTGCAGTAACAAGTTCCAATGTGATTAGAACAGAACATTTTCTAAAAAATCATCCTAATACAATCCTACTTCTGGATGTAGCAAAGGAAGATGACGCGAACGATAGTGACGGTCTTAATATGGGATGGATAACTGTCCCACCCTCTGCCAGAAATCTGATAATTTTCAATACCAGCGCAGACATTGAAATCATCCATCATGGAATCCCTAACAATAGAAGAAATCTTACGAAAATTCATTTTCACATGCCTGCTCTTAAGAAAATCTTAAGTGAAGCATTTACGAATCAAGTACTGTTTATGGAATCCCAGTTTGATCTTAAAGAATTTTTAATCAACGCACCAGAACTCACTGAAATTGGCAGCATGTTTCTGCTAAAATGTGAAGAATTAAAAGATTTTTTTATAAATGCCCCAAAACTTAAAAAGATTGGAGATCTTGCGCTTGCCGTTACACCCATTGAACACTTCCAGATTGACGCTCCAAGTCTCGAAGAAATTGGTTGGAAATTTTTATACAACCACAACTCTAAACTCAAAACATTTGCAATGAATGCGCCCCAATTAAAAAAAATTGGTGATCACTTTTTGGGCACTTTAAGCCGCCAAGAAATATTCTATTTCTCTGGAGAACTGAACTATCCTCTTTCGTATATTCGCTTACAAACATACAACCCAGTCCTTAAAGAAAGCTTTATAAACACTTTTAGAAGACTTGAAAAACACGATCTCGTTAGGCAATTTGAAAGAAACTACAATCCCGGTGTTTTGAATTTTGTAGCAATGGCTCCTTAACCTCAATTTTAAGATTAGAATAAAATACAAACACGGGCAATTCGTCATGGAGAGCACATTTATGGGCATGACCATCCCGTTGAAAATCAATATAGGCTGGATGGCCACACCTACTCCGGGGGTTCTCCATGACGCATTTCCTTGATTTACCTTCAATTCTAATCCCGAGTTGAGGTTGTCTACAGATTAGCCACAAAGGTAAAGGTAATCTCTTTTACTTGAAAAATCTCTATTCTTAAAAAAACTTAAAACAATTTCATGAGGTGTCCCTGATGAATACCTTGACTTTTGTGCTTAATCACCCTATTTAACGCAAAGAAACATAGACACAACTATCCAAGAGGGTGTACGAATTTTAAACATCTCACTTCCTACTTCCCGCGACTTGATCGTGGAATCCATAAAACTTGTTGAAAAGTAACGATATATATTGCATTTTACTTTTTTAGCATGGACCCCGTGGGCCTTGGCGCAGGGCGTAGCAGGGAGGCTGAGAGTTACACCTATTTTTTTACCCTTTAACATACAGATCAAATGAAAAATCTTAAACATGGCTGGTTTGTTTTAAACAAGCCCCAACATATGACCTCCATGAAAGCGTTAAGCATTTTAAAACGTGCGATTGGTATTAAAAAAGCGGGACATGCGGGCACGTTAGATCCTTTAGCTTATGGTGTGCTTCCTATTGCTTTTGGTGAAGCCACAAAACTTATTCCTTATGCTCAAGATGCACATAAAAAATACAGGTTTATTGTTGCTTGGGGTGAAGAAAGAACGACTGACGATTTAGAAGGCGAAATTGTTGCAACGTCGACTATTCGTCCTGAACGTCAAGAAATTGAAGCTATTTTACCTCAATTTTTAGGCAAGATTATGCAAAAGCCGCCGGCCTTTTCTGCCATTAAAATTGATGGCGAACGCGCTTATGATTTAGCGCGTAAAGGCCATGATATTGCTGATAAAATCAAAGCAAAAGAGATAGAAGTTTTTGCACTTGATATTGTAGATCATCAACCCAATCAAACAACTTTTATAGCGGACGTTTCTAAAGGCAGCTATGTGCGCAGCTTTGCCCATGACATGGGACGATTACTTGGATGTTATGGGCATGTAGTCGATTTAGAGCGCCTTCAGGTGGGTTGTTTTGATTTAAAGCTAGCAGTAATGCTCGATTCTGTGTATAGTTCAACAAGTGAGTATTTACACTCACAAATCCTGCCTCTTGAGACCGTGCTAGACGACATCTTGGCACTGGCCATTAGCGGGCAAGATGCTGCAAAATTTTGCCATGGGCAAAGTCTAAACCTTCCGAATTATTCAGATACTGAAATCGTTATGGTGAAGACAGAAAATACCCTGCTTGGTCTTGCGTGCATTTTAGAGGGGACATTGATCCCCAAACGTATATTTAACTTAAACTAAAAGGAGTTTAACGATGTCGATTACAGCTATACGCAAACAAGAACTGATTAAAGAATATGCAACTGTTGAAGGCGATACAGGTTCACCTGAAGTCCAGGTTGCGATTATTACAGAGCGTATCCGTAATTTAACAGATCATATGGGCACACATAAAAAAGATTTACACTCAAGACGTGGTCTTTTGATGCTTGTAGGTAAACGTCGCCGTTTATTAGATTATGTCACGGGCAAAGATCGTAAACGTTACGAAACACTCATTAAGCGTTTAGGCATTAGACGCTAATTATAAAAAAATCAAGACGATGCAAGGGCAACTTGGGACAAAAGGTTTCAAGTTGTCTTTTGTGTATAAATTAAGGAATAAAGAATGTTTAATGTTTTTAAAAAAGAATTAATGTGGGGAGGCCGTAGCCTTACGCTTGAAACAGGCAAAATGGCACGTCAAGCCCATGGTTCAGT
Proteins encoded in this window:
- the alaS gene encoding alanine--tRNA ligase produces the protein MSTSNEIRSLFLDYFKKNDHEIVASSGLVPRNDPSLLFANSGMVQFKNYFTGTEKPPYARASTAQKCVRAGGKHNDLERVGYTARHHTFFEMLGNFSFGDYFKEEAIHHAWNVITKEYGLAKDRLLVTVYAEDDEAFGLWQKIAGLKEDRIIRIATSDNFWSMGDTGPCGPCSEIFYDHGDHIPGGPPGSPDEDGDRFIEIWNLVFMQFEQLPGGARIPLPKPSIDTGMGLERITAVMQHVHNNYEIDTFKTIIEASVEKSKAKAEGDKIFSHRVIADHLRSSCFLMADGVLPSNEGRGYVLRRIMRRAMRHAHILGCKDPLLYQLVPTLVDLMGVAYPELRHTEALLSETLRLEEERFKQTLDRGLKLLSDEVEKLDKTQDFPGDVAFKLYDTFGFPLDLTQDILKQQNRIVDQSAFDTAMARQKAEARAAWSGSGEAQTEKIWFELRENLGATEFLGYQTESAEGKIVALLQDDKVVSTLQEGQKGKIITNQTPFYGESGGQIGDIGLIKLDSAIFVVENTQKKARDLVVHEGYVQQGQFKNDDVVHMLVDNSARSSTRANHSATHLLHEALRNVLGNHVSQKGSLVGPDKLRFDFSHQKPISPQEILKIEDIVNARIALNAEVITHLLTPEQAIKKGALALFGEKYGDEVRVVAMGGPNANDMHKDFSLELCGGTHVTRTGDIGLFKIVSESAVAAGIRRIEAITGQGLLSYLREQDDVITSLADMLKATPKNMVERVQKLQDDRKRLERELVVARQASLMGNTSQSNENRKIGNISYVGQILTNVPAKDLKPMVDQFKQKLGSGFIVLASIQDGQASIVVGVTKDLCDRFNAVDYVKIAAEILGGTGGGGRPDMAQAGGPNGDKADLALKTIEEKLKSVAG
- a CDS encoding DJ-1/PfpI family protein, giving the protein MKISILTFEGFNEIDCLLAFRILKWLRKDDWDIKVCCPSLEVTSMGGLTIRAQEMLEEVNKADAVIVGSGLMTRDIINDESIMSRINLNPSHQIIGAQCSGTLMLAKLGILDEVPACTDSVTKPWVQEAGIKVLNQPFFAKGNVATAGGCLASSYLTAWIITKLSDLDTATKALHYFAPVGEKDEFVERAVKNISPYLLY
- the truB gene encoding tRNA pseudouridine(55) synthase TruB, giving the protein MKNLKHGWFVLNKPQHMTSMKALSILKRAIGIKKAGHAGTLDPLAYGVLPIAFGEATKLIPYAQDAHKKYRFIVAWGEERTTDDLEGEIVATSTIRPERQEIEAILPQFLGKIMQKPPAFSAIKIDGERAYDLARKGHDIADKIKAKEIEVFALDIVDHQPNQTTFIADVSKGSYVRSFAHDMGRLLGCYGHVVDLERLQVGCFDLKLAVMLDSVYSSTSEYLHSQILPLETVLDDILALAISGQDAAKFCHGQSLNLPNYSDTEIVMVKTENTLLGLACILEGTLIPKRIFNLN
- the rpsO gene encoding 30S ribosomal protein S15 encodes the protein MSITAIRKQELIKEYATVEGDTGSPEVQVAIITERIRNLTDHMGTHKKDLHSRRGLLMLVGKRRRLLDYVTGKDRKRYETLIKRLGIRR